Proteins encoded within one genomic window of Pseudorasbora parva isolate DD20220531a chromosome 3, ASM2467924v1, whole genome shotgun sequence:
- the oclnb gene encoding occludin b isoform X1, with translation MPKKSSRPPPYSGRHHHRTSRRTTSYHPDEMLHFYRWTSPPGVMKILCIIIIIMCVAVFACVAATLAWDYDASNMGLGGLGTGYGGSSAGGGYGGGYGGSYSGGMGGYGGGLGGYGGGTYMDPKSGKGFIIAIAAITFITVLIIFILVVSRQKTSQSPSFYLASIIICAILALLMLIATIVYLVAVNPTSQTSGSMMYNQIVQLCAQYQNQDQASGIFLNQYLYHYCVMEPEEVIAVVLGFLVVVGLIILLVFAVKTRGEMRRYGRERVLWYDVKTITDGLTSQGIGEWVNNVSGDPEAFVNAPNDQIGVAQPMVYSQKPIYLPSSGSDLTSSLSGLKGKLRDYDAGESGDELDTAEIEYPPIINEQERLEYKREFDRDHMEYKRLQAELDDINQGLADADRELDRLQEGSPQFLDAIDQYNRLKSLKKSQDYQMKKKRCRQLKSKLSLIKRRVSDYDHRQ, from the exons ATGCCGAAAAAATCAAGTCGCCCTCCCCCATACAGTGGCAGACA TCACCACAGAACCTCCCGTCGCACAACTTCTTACCACCCTGATGAAATGCTTCACTTTTACCGCTGGACATCACCCCCAGGCGTGATGAAGATTTTgtgcatcatcatcatcattatgtGTGTGGCTGTGTTTGCCTGCGTGGCCGCCACGCTGGCATGGGACTATGATGCAAGCAATATGGGGCTTGGTGGTCTTGGGACGGGCTATGGAGGCAGCTCTGCCGGTGGAGGGTATGGCGGTGGATATGGAGGAAGTTACAGTGGGGGTATGGGAGGCTATGGAGGAGGTCTCGGAGGCTATGGAGGAGGCACGTACATGGATCCGAAATCTGGCAAGGGCTTCATCATTGCGATTGCCGCAATCACCTTTATCACTGTGCTGATCATCTTCATCCTAGTGGTGTCGAGGCAGAAAACTTCACAGTCTCCTTCATTCTATCTGGCCTCCATCATTATTTGTGCCATCCTGGCTTTACTCATGCTCATCGCCACCATCGTATACCTGGTCGCTGTTAACCCCACTTCACAGACGTCTGGATCCATGATGTATAATCAGATAGTGCAGCTGTGTGCACAATACCAGAACCAAGATCAGGCCTCTGGGATATTCCTCAATCAATATTTATACCACTACTGTGTAATGGAGCCTGAAGAG GTCATTGCTGTTGTTCTTGGGTTTCTAGTGGTGGTTGGGTTGATCATTCTACTTGTGTTTGCGGTGAAGACCCGAGGGGAGATGAGGAGATACGGCAGGGAACGCGTTCTGTGGTATGATGTGAAGACCATCACTGATGGCCTCACTTCTCAAGGAATCGGGGAATGG GTTAATAATGTGTCTGGAGATCCAGAGGCTTTTGTCAATGCCCCGAATGACCAAATCGGTGTTGCACAGCCAATGGTTTACAGCCAGAAACCAATTTACCTTCCAAG tAGTGGTTCTGATTTGACAAGCTCTTTGAGTGGACTGAAGGGCAAACTAAGAGACTATGATGCTGGAGAATCTGGAGATGAGCTGGATACAGCTGAAAT TGAGTATCCTCCCATCATTAATGAGCAGGAGAGGCTTGAGTACAAAAGAGAGTTTGACCGAGATCACATGGAGTACAAGCGTCTTCAGGCTGAGCTAGATGATATTAATCAGGGCTTGGCAGATGCAGATCGAGAGCTGGACAGATTACAGGAAGGCAGCCCACAGTTCCTG GATGCCATAGATCAATACAACAGGCTCAAAAGTTTGAAGAAG TCTCAAGACTATCAGATGAAAAAGAAAAGGTGTAGACAGCTGAAGAGTAAACTCTCCCTCATCAAAAGAAGGGTCAGCGACTATGACCACAGACAATAA
- the gtf2h2 gene encoding general transcription factor IIH subunit 2 has product MDEEPERTKRWEGGYERTWEVLKEDESGSLKATVEDILFQAKRKRVFESHGQVRLGMMRHLFVIIDSSRSMEDQDLKPNRLTSTLKLMEYFVEEYFDQNPISQIGIIATKNKRAEKLTDLAGNPKKHIAALKKAVDSTCVGEPSLYNSLNMAMQTLKHMPAHTSKEILVIFSSLTTCDPANIYELIKTLNGLKIRVSVIGLSAEVRVCTILTRETGGTYNVILDESHFKELLMQHVKPPPASSSSECSLIRMGFPQHVIASMSDQDAKPSFSMSHLESTGEPVLTLGGYYCPQCRAKYTELPVECKVCGLTLVSAPHLARSFHHLFPLEAFQETPLEEYKGERFCEACQGELKEKSVFTCLACKKVFCVECDLFIHDTLHCCPGCMQTDGTS; this is encoded by the exons atGGATGAAGAACCAGAGAGAACAAAACGCTGGGAAGGAGGATACGAACGAACTTG GGAGGTGCTGAAGGAGGATGAGTCTGGATCTCTTAAAGCTACTGTGGAGGACATTCTTTTCCAGGCAAAGAGGAAAAG AGTGTTTGAGAGTCATGGACAAGTTCGACTTGGGATG ATGCGGCACCTCTTTGTGATCATTGACTCCTCTAGATCAATGGAAGATCAGGACCTGAAGCCCAACAGGCTGACCTCCACCTTGAAG CTGATGGAGTATTTTGTGGAGGAATACTTTGACCAGAATCCAATCAGTCAG ATAGGGATCATTGCCACCAAGAACAAAAGGGCAGAGAAGCTCACTGATCTTGCAG GGAACCCTAAGAAGCATATAGCAGCTCTGAAGAAAGCTGTGGACTCCACATGTGTTGGGGAACCGTCCCTTTACAACTCTCTCAACATGGCTATGCAGACTCTGAA ACACATGCCTGCTCATACAAGCAAAGAAATCCTGGTTATTTTCAGCAGTCTCACTACTTGTGACCCAGCCAACATCTATGAGCTTATCAAA ACTCTGAATGGTTTGAAAATCAGAGTGTCTGTGATCGGCCTGTCAGCAGAGGTCCGAGTGTGTACCATTCTCACAAGAGAAACCGGAG GAACTTATAATGTGATACTGGATGAGAGTCATTTTAAAGAGTTGCTGATGCAGCATGTGAAGCCGCCTCCTGCCAGCTCCTCCTCCGAGTGCTCTCTCATTCGCATGG GTTTCCCCCAGCATGTCATAGCCTCCATGTCTGATCAGGATGCCAAACCCTCGTTCAGCATGTC GCATCTGGAGAGCACTGGTGAGCCAGTACTCACTCTCGGCGGCTACTACTGCCCACAGTGCAGAGCTAAATACACAGAGCTGCCAGTGGAGTGTAAAGTGTGTG GTCTGACTTTAGTTTCCGCTCCTCACTTGGCCCGTTCCTTCCACCATCTCTTCCCCCTGGAGGCCTTCCAGGAGACCCCACTGGAGGAGTATAAGGGAGAGAG GTTCTGTGAAGCTTGCCAAGGAGAGTTGAAAGAGAAAAGT GTGTTCACCTGTCTAGCGTGTAAAAAAGTGTTCTGTGTGGAGTGTGATCTCTTCATACATGACACATTGCACTGCTGTCCTGGCTGCATGCAGACTGATGGGACATCCTGA
- the oclnb gene encoding occludin b isoform X2, whose translation MPKKSSRPPPYSGRHHHRTSRRTTSYHPDEMLHFYRWTSPPGVMKILCIIIIIMCVAVFACVAATLAWDYDASNMGLGGLGTGYGGSSAGGGYGGGYGGSYSGGMGGYGGGLGGYGGGTYMDPKSGKGFIIAIAAITFITVLIIFILVVSRQKTSQSPSFYLASIIICAILALLMLIATIVYLVAVNPTSQTSGSMMYNQIVQLCAQYQNQDQASGIFLNQYLYHYCVMEPEEVIAVVLGFLVVVGLIILLVFAVKTRGEMRRYGRERVLWYDVKTITDGLTSQGIGEWVNNVSGDPEAFVNAPNDQIGVAQPMVYSQKPIYLPSGSDLTSSLSGLKGKLRDYDAGESGDELDTAEIEYPPIINEQERLEYKREFDRDHMEYKRLQAELDDINQGLADADRELDRLQEGSPQFLDAIDQYNRLKSLKKSQDYQMKKKRCRQLKSKLSLIKRRVSDYDHRQ comes from the exons ATGCCGAAAAAATCAAGTCGCCCTCCCCCATACAGTGGCAGACA TCACCACAGAACCTCCCGTCGCACAACTTCTTACCACCCTGATGAAATGCTTCACTTTTACCGCTGGACATCACCCCCAGGCGTGATGAAGATTTTgtgcatcatcatcatcattatgtGTGTGGCTGTGTTTGCCTGCGTGGCCGCCACGCTGGCATGGGACTATGATGCAAGCAATATGGGGCTTGGTGGTCTTGGGACGGGCTATGGAGGCAGCTCTGCCGGTGGAGGGTATGGCGGTGGATATGGAGGAAGTTACAGTGGGGGTATGGGAGGCTATGGAGGAGGTCTCGGAGGCTATGGAGGAGGCACGTACATGGATCCGAAATCTGGCAAGGGCTTCATCATTGCGATTGCCGCAATCACCTTTATCACTGTGCTGATCATCTTCATCCTAGTGGTGTCGAGGCAGAAAACTTCACAGTCTCCTTCATTCTATCTGGCCTCCATCATTATTTGTGCCATCCTGGCTTTACTCATGCTCATCGCCACCATCGTATACCTGGTCGCTGTTAACCCCACTTCACAGACGTCTGGATCCATGATGTATAATCAGATAGTGCAGCTGTGTGCACAATACCAGAACCAAGATCAGGCCTCTGGGATATTCCTCAATCAATATTTATACCACTACTGTGTAATGGAGCCTGAAGAG GTCATTGCTGTTGTTCTTGGGTTTCTAGTGGTGGTTGGGTTGATCATTCTACTTGTGTTTGCGGTGAAGACCCGAGGGGAGATGAGGAGATACGGCAGGGAACGCGTTCTGTGGTATGATGTGAAGACCATCACTGATGGCCTCACTTCTCAAGGAATCGGGGAATGG GTTAATAATGTGTCTGGAGATCCAGAGGCTTTTGTCAATGCCCCGAATGACCAAATCGGTGTTGCACAGCCAATGGTTTACAGCCAGAAACCAATTTACCTTCCAAG TGGTTCTGATTTGACAAGCTCTTTGAGTGGACTGAAGGGCAAACTAAGAGACTATGATGCTGGAGAATCTGGAGATGAGCTGGATACAGCTGAAAT TGAGTATCCTCCCATCATTAATGAGCAGGAGAGGCTTGAGTACAAAAGAGAGTTTGACCGAGATCACATGGAGTACAAGCGTCTTCAGGCTGAGCTAGATGATATTAATCAGGGCTTGGCAGATGCAGATCGAGAGCTGGACAGATTACAGGAAGGCAGCCCACAGTTCCTG GATGCCATAGATCAATACAACAGGCTCAAAAGTTTGAAGAAG TCTCAAGACTATCAGATGAAAAAGAAAAGGTGTAGACAGCTGAAGAGTAAACTCTCCCTCATCAAAAGAAGGGTCAGCGACTATGACCACAGACAATAA
- the marveld2b gene encoding MARVEL domain-containing protein 2b — MSAGNGSASRFDRVRDMPHYDQVPIGSMPWGQQVPYPLGGEVAASSYDSLPPPPLPENPPVGPEFYPSDVEDQVDDAMDIKPIRRFIPDSVKNFFRASGNQGSKKWTFPPPPPDVNTTSEGVPCSPPPSPTAPSSYLDPYGGSGGSYNSRKEQAMLLGEPLESVSGRSLQTAMTYSEKVEDYNQRYAYMKSWAGLLRILGCVELLLGAAVFACVCAYVHKDNEWFNMFGYSMHQMYGGVYGGTSMGGMYGGGTGISYSGPLTPFVIVVAGVAWIVTVILVVLGVTMYYRTILLDSSWWPITECVINLALGLFYMTGAIVYVRDTLRGGLCYYPHFNAGPNAGFCRTEAGQNAAIIFLFFNMLLYFVGAGVCLKLWRHEAARMRRERMGQDMKSAALPLNMIEAGSSVSVPIQTAPVMANPESFDGPLVPPVMMEPEVLRGHIPAGHIPKPVVIADYVAKYPTIRSDEERERYKAVFNDQYAEYKELHAEVQVLTQKFDEMDNLMRNLPQQSSSQMEQERINSIIQEYKRKKADPTYLEKRERCEYLKNKLAHIKQKIQEYDKVMDWNDGYS; from the exons ATGTCAGCTGGAAACGGGTCAGCATCCCGCTTTGATCGGGTCAGAGATATGCCTCACTATGATCAGGTGCCCATAGGCTCAATGCCATGGGGTCAACAAGTTCCTTATCCTCTTGGGGGTGAAGTGGCAGCATCAAGCTATGACAGTTTACCACCGCCTCCACTCCCCGAAAACCCCCCTGTTGGCCCAGAGTTCTATCCGAGTGATGTTGAAGACCAGGTGGATGATGCCATGGACATCAAACCCATCCGACGCTTTATTCCTGACTCTGTGAAAAACTTCTTCAGAGCTAGTGGCAACCAAGGCAGCAAGAAATGGACCTTTCCTCCACCACCACCTGACGTAAACACAACTTCCGAAGGTGTCCCGTGCTCCCCTCCACCATCCCCCACAGCCCCCAGCTCTTACCTAGACCCTTATGGGGGGTCTGGAGGCAGCTACAATTCAAGGAAGGAGCAGGCCATGTTATTAGGGGAGCCGCTGGAATCGGTTTCTGGACGCTCTTTGCAGACGGCTATGACTTATAGTGAGAAGGTGGAGGACTACAATCAGAGATACGCATACATGAAGTCCTGGGCCGGACTTTTACGCATTTTAGGATGCGTGGAGTTGCTTTTGGGAGCTGCTGTTTTTGCTTGTGTCTGTGCTTATGTGCACAAGGATAATGAGTGGTTTAATATGTTTGGTTATTCGATGCATCAGATGTATGGGGGAGTGTATGGAGGAACATCAATGGGGGGGATGTATGGAGGAGGTACTGGGATTTCCTACTCGGGACCCTTGACTCCTTTTGTCATCGTGGTGGCTGGAGTGGCCTGGATAGTGACTGTCATTCTAGTTGTGTTAGGAGTGACAATGTATTATCGTACCATTCTACTTGACTCCAGCTGGTGGCCAATCACGGAGTGTGTGATAAACTTGGCATTAGGATTGTTCTACATGACAGGTGCGATTGTGTATGTGCGAGATACACTCCGTGGAGGTCTCTGCTATTATCCACACTTCAACGCTGGGCCCAATGCAGGGTTTTGCCGTACGGAGGCTGGGCAGAACGCTGCCATCATATTCCTCTTTTTTAACATGCTGCTGTATTTTGTGGGAGCAGGCGTGTGTTTAAAGCTGTGGAGACATGAAGCTGCAAGGATGCGCAGAGAAAGAATGGGGCAAGAT ATGAAATCAGCAGCGCTACCGCTCAATATG ATTGAGGCTGGCTCAAGTGTCTCTGTGCCCATCCAAACTGCTCCAGTAATGGCAAATCCAGAGTCATTTGATGGCCCATTAGTCCCTCCAGTTATGATGGAACCAGAGGTATTGAGGGGCCATATCCCTGCAGGCCACATCCCCAAACCTGTGGTCATTGCAGACTATGTGGC GAAATATCCCACAATCCGCTCTGACGAGGAGAGGGAGCGATACAAGGCTGTGTTTAATGATCAGTATGCAGAGTATAAAGAGCTTCATGCTGAGGTTCAGGTCTTAACGCAGAAGTTTGATGAAATGGATAATCTGATGAGGAATCTACCACAACAGTCTTCTAGCCAAATG GAGCAAGAGAGAATCAATAGCATAATTCAAGAGTATAAGAGAAAAAAGGCt GATCCGACATACCTGGAGAAAAGAGAGAGATGTGAATATCTGAAGAACAAACTTGCTCACATAAAGCAGAAAATTCAGGAGTATGACAAAGTCATGGACTGGAATGATGGTTACAGCTAG